The Microlunatus soli genome contains the following window.
TTGTGCAGCATGGTCCCGTGACTGTTGTCGTGGGTTCCCGATCGTCGCTGACGATCCGCCAGATGGCCGACCGCTCGGGCTTCAGCGAGCACACGCTGCGCTACTACGAGGAGATCGGACTGATCGGGCCGGTCGATCGCGACCCGTCCAGTGGGCACCGGCGATACTCGCCGGCACTCGCCGAACGGGTGGAGGCGCTCGGTTGTCTGCGGGCTACCGGGATGAGCATCGAGCAGCTGCGTTCCTACCTCACGGGACTGGCGGCCGGCAGGAAGGCTGCTCCGGCGATGACGGCTCCGTTCGCCGGGCACGCCGAGCATCTGGAGTCCGAGATCGCGGCGCTCACGCTGCGGCTGGACTATGCCCGGGCCAAGGCTGACCTGTGGAGATCGCGGATGGACGACGACGCGGTCGGCGAACAGGAGGCCGTCCGGGTCGCCGAGGAGCTGGCACATCGACTGAAGGGATCCGTGACGCCATGACGGAGCGGATCAAAACCCCGTTCGGCTTCTCCAGTACGACCGACGAG
Protein-coding sequences here:
- a CDS encoding MerR family transcriptional regulator gives rise to the protein MTVVVGSRSSLTIRQMADRSGFSEHTLRYYEEIGLIGPVDRDPSSGHRRYSPALAERVEALGCLRATGMSIEQLRSYLTGLAAGRKAAPAMTAPFAGHAEHLESEIAALTLRLDYARAKADLWRSRMDDDAVGEQEAVRVAEELAHRLKGSVTP